From the Sporocytophaga myxococcoides DSM 11118 genome, one window contains:
- a CDS encoding C45 family autoproteolytic acyltransferase/hydolase, with amino-acid sequence MNHQFQEHTVNLDLEPDQRWTFLTDYKEAINDLLHCYLNDFKGADFIFDNVELFKKSIISEEYLQEIEFVSSISNFSSTEVLIANLYYDILKFYFGYTAFAISNNQSVLHGRNLDWHTENNLLSKHTRIFNFQREGKTLFKSIGWPGFIGTLSGISPGKFSLTLNAVLSGDAPEIAVPVSFLLRDVLTSSNTFQEARQKIESTKIACDCLILLSGVSADEKIVIERTPYRFFTRTSQSGYIVVTNDYKGIQNTSSANSILQATSCGRYERAEALLKKTMPDNLEGCMQILRDEGVKMNITVQQMVFDNKTGDIYLAADNNDIIKRNNYHPS; translated from the coding sequence ATGAATCATCAATTTCAAGAACATACGGTCAATCTGGATCTTGAGCCTGATCAGCGTTGGACTTTTTTGACTGACTATAAAGAAGCTATAAATGACCTGCTTCATTGCTATTTAAATGATTTTAAGGGAGCTGATTTTATTTTCGATAATGTTGAGCTTTTTAAGAAATCCATTATTTCTGAAGAATATCTGCAAGAAATTGAGTTTGTTTCTTCTATTTCAAATTTTTCTTCAACTGAGGTTCTGATAGCCAATTTATATTATGATATCCTGAAATTTTACTTTGGATACACAGCATTTGCTATAAGTAACAATCAATCAGTGTTGCATGGTAGAAATCTGGATTGGCATACTGAAAATAATCTGTTAAGTAAGCATACTCGGATTTTTAACTTTCAGCGCGAGGGAAAAACTCTTTTTAAAAGCATTGGATGGCCTGGATTTATTGGGACCTTGTCAGGTATCAGTCCTGGTAAGTTTTCTCTTACTCTGAATGCAGTTTTGAGTGGAGATGCTCCCGAAATTGCAGTTCCCGTCTCATTTTTATTAAGAGATGTATTAACTTCTTCTAATACATTTCAGGAAGCCAGACAAAAAATTGAAAGTACTAAAATTGCATGTGATTGCCTGATCCTGTTATCAGGAGTTTCAGCAGATGAAAAAATTGTTATCGAAAGGACGCCTTATAGGTTTTTCACAAGAACATCACAGTCTGGCTATATTGTAGTCACTAATGATTATAAGGGAATTCAGAATACCTCCTCTGCAAACAGCATCCTCCAGGCAACATCATGTGGGAGATATGAAAGGGCTGAAGCTCTTTTAAAGAAAACAATGCCTGATAATTTGGAAGGATGCATGCAGATCCTGCGAGATGAAGGTGTAAAGATGAATATAACAGTTCAGCAAATGGTTTTCGATAATAAAACGGGCGACATTTACTTAGCTGCCGATAACAATGACATAATCAAAAGAAATAATTACCATCCTTCATAA
- a CDS encoding cold-shock protein → MQKGVVKFFNNSKGFGFIKTEGTGEEIFVHVSGLADQVRENDKVTFEVRQGKKGPNAVNVKIEK, encoded by the coding sequence ATGCAAAAAGGTGTAGTAAAATTTTTTAATAACTCAAAAGGATTTGGGTTTATTAAAACAGAAGGAACTGGAGAAGAAATCTTCGTTCACGTTAGTGGCTTAGCTGATCAAGTTCGTGAGAATGATAAAGTAACATTTGAGGTTCGTCAAGGAAAAAAAGGTCCAAACGCGGTTAACGTGAAGATCGAAAAATAG
- a CDS encoding TerD family protein, producing MSINLKKGNSFNLTKNQPGLKKIMIGLGWEYVSQRLDLDASVFMNGKNGKLLSDEYFVFYNNLTSPDGCIKHTGDNRTGVGDDDDELVLANMDLINPSCEEMVIAVSIHDAEIRKHHYGMLADAYIRIFDVETQTELLRYDLDAEFGGNTAVVFGTLTKKNNEWHFTATGTGNNKGLQGLIDIYA from the coding sequence ATGTCAATTAATTTGAAAAAAGGAAACTCGTTTAATCTTACGAAAAATCAACCTGGTTTAAAAAAGATTATGATTGGTCTTGGATGGGAATATGTATCCCAAAGGCTTGACCTTGATGCTTCAGTGTTCATGAATGGAAAAAACGGTAAACTGTTATCCGATGAGTACTTTGTCTTCTATAACAATCTTACTTCTCCTGATGGTTGCATTAAGCATACAGGTGATAACAGGACAGGTGTAGGTGATGATGATGATGAATTGGTATTAGCCAATATGGACCTTATTAATCCTTCCTGTGAAGAAATGGTTATTGCAGTATCTATTCATGACGCAGAGATAAGAAAACATCACTATGGTATGCTGGCAGATGCTTATATAAGGATCTTTGATGTGGAAACACAAACAGAATTATTAAGATATGACCTGGATGCTGAGTTTGGTGGAAACACTGCAGTAGTATTTGGTACATTAACAAAGAAAAATAATGAATGGCACTTTACTGC
- a CDS encoding RNA recognition motif domain-containing protein — protein sequence MNIYVGNLNVEVNEEQLRDLFQRFGQVQKVRLMKDKYSGVSMGTAFIEMLNDRDSMKAINGLNNFNLQGRKIVVNKARPKTPLKKNSGDSNW from the coding sequence ATGAATATTTACGTGGGAAACCTCAATGTTGAGGTGAACGAAGAGCAACTCAGAGATCTTTTTCAAAGATTCGGACAAGTACAAAAAGTGAGACTAATGAAAGACAAATATTCAGGAGTTTCCATGGGAACGGCATTTATCGAAATGTTAAATGACCGGGATTCAATGAAGGCAATCAATGGATTAAATAATTTTAACCTTCAGGGAAGAAAAATTGTAGTTAATAAGGCACGTCCTAAAACCCCCCTAAAAAAGAACAGTGGAGATAGTAACTGGTAG
- a CDS encoding Hsp70 family protein, with the protein MANHIYGIDFGTSNSVLAIANKETKEIKHVISEQSVIHFTESSQISIGKKAVEHYIQNNLKGRLLKSIKTLLPQASFTFTYIYGKKYTADDLVCLLLKSLKKEADEYLGEDVTEVIMGRPVVFSEDPEKDQLAEKRLLAAAKKAGFEHIWFQYEPIGAGFLYEQSIEKPEVVLIGDFGGGTSDFTLMRLDRNNLNLADRKSQIINTGGIHIGGDDFDALIMWHKMVSYFGYGLKYESFGKMLDLPVHIYRSLCEWEQMAFLKEGKLRKSLDSYYLYTQRNPAIQRLMTFIDQNLGFSLFRKIEKAKIELSEKSFADIHFSEAGIEIQEHLELNEFNEFAMKEVIKIEAFLTEFIEKSGIPHKEINNIFLTGGTSSLQAVRNIFSNKFSDDKIHRGDNFNSVAQGLALSYFYRN; encoded by the coding sequence ATGGCAAATCATATTTACGGAATTGACTTTGGTACCAGTAATTCAGTTTTAGCAATAGCTAATAAGGAAACTAAAGAAATAAAGCATGTAATAAGTGAACAATCCGTAATACATTTTACAGAGTCATCTCAGATTTCAATAGGGAAAAAAGCTGTTGAACATTATATCCAAAATAACCTTAAAGGGCGTCTTCTTAAATCTATAAAAACTCTGCTCCCTCAGGCTTCATTTACTTTCACATATATATATGGTAAAAAATATACTGCTGACGATCTTGTTTGCCTCCTTTTGAAGTCATTAAAAAAGGAAGCGGATGAATATCTGGGAGAAGATGTAACAGAAGTTATCATGGGAAGGCCTGTGGTATTTTCAGAGGATCCGGAAAAAGATCAGCTGGCAGAGAAACGGCTGCTTGCAGCAGCTAAAAAAGCAGGGTTCGAACATATATGGTTCCAGTATGAACCAATAGGAGCAGGATTTTTATATGAACAAAGTATTGAAAAACCTGAAGTAGTCCTTATTGGTGACTTCGGTGGAGGTACTTCAGACTTTACACTTATGCGCCTCGATCGCAATAATCTTAATCTTGCTGACAGAAAATCACAAATCATTAATACCGGCGGTATACACATTGGTGGTGATGATTTTGATGCGTTAATTATGTGGCATAAAATGGTCTCTTACTTTGGATATGGACTTAAATATGAATCCTTCGGAAAAATGCTGGACTTGCCGGTACATATCTATAGGAGCCTTTGCGAGTGGGAACAAATGGCATTCCTGAAAGAAGGTAAGCTAAGAAAATCTCTGGATAGCTATTACCTCTATACACAAAGAAACCCTGCTATACAAAGGCTGATGACTTTTATCGATCAGAACCTTGGATTCTCTTTGTTTCGCAAAATTGAAAAAGCTAAAATAGAACTATCTGAAAAATCATTTGCCGACATTCACTTCAGCGAAGCCGGTATTGAAATACAGGAACACCTTGAACTGAACGAATTCAATGAATTCGCCATGAAAGAGGTAATCAAAATCGAAGCATTCCTCACTGAATTTATTGAGAAGTCAGGTATACCACATAAAGAAATCAATAACATATTCTTAACAGGTGGAACTTCATCTCTTCAGGCTGTAAGAAACATCTTTTCCAATAAATTTTCAGATGATAAAATACACCGAGGAGACAACTTCAACAGTGTGGCGCAAGGACTGGCACTAAGTTATTTTTATAGAAATTAA
- a CDS encoding PspA/IM30 family protein — translation MWKFIFNRFNNLFKSKAMSALDSVENPVEMYALAVHESEKNLQSMTKAIALALADQKSKERELNQALLETESWKVKAKAAIAQNHAELARTALEHKAIAEKKAEEYHALNEMLKAKIEDQKQQLKRFKMKHEELKAKKSIYAAKYETAKAQKNLAESLGGLNNTALSEVSRLEEKINKLEAESEALLELTDAENHEVMKLEESFTSYKIEEDFQALQAQIAEEKKEKNQSKMKQIENELLKNNNKQNKANEINEFYSLKPKAIDNNDDINKFFNQ, via the coding sequence ATGTGGAAATTTATTTTCAACAGGTTCAACAACCTGTTTAAGTCTAAAGCTATGTCTGCTTTAGACTCGGTGGAAAACCCTGTAGAGATGTATGCGCTTGCTGTGCATGAATCAGAAAAGAATCTGCAGAGCATGACTAAGGCTATTGCCTTGGCACTTGCGGATCAGAAAAGTAAGGAACGAGAGTTGAATCAAGCTTTGCTGGAAACTGAGTCATGGAAAGTAAAGGCTAAGGCTGCAATTGCTCAGAATCATGCAGAGCTTGCCAGAACTGCATTGGAGCATAAAGCAATTGCGGAAAAGAAAGCAGAAGAGTATCATGCTTTGAATGAAATGCTAAAAGCAAAAATTGAAGACCAGAAGCAACAGCTAAAACGCTTTAAGATGAAGCACGAAGAGCTGAAAGCTAAGAAATCAATTTATGCAGCAAAGTATGAAACAGCTAAAGCTCAGAAAAACCTGGCCGAATCTCTTGGTGGATTAAATAACACTGCTTTGTCTGAAGTATCCAGACTAGAAGAAAAGATTAACAAACTGGAGGCGGAGTCGGAAGCTTTACTTGAGCTTACTGATGCTGAAAATCATGAAGTCATGAAGCTTGAAGAATCTTTCACTTCATACAAAATAGAAGAGGATTTTCAGGCATTACAGGCTCAGATAGCAGAAGAAAAAAAAGAAAAGAATCAGAGCAAAATGAAGCAGATCGAAAATGAGCTTTTAAAAAACAATAACAAACAAAACAAAGCAAATGAGATCAATGAATTTTATTCTCTGAAGCCTAAAGCAATAGACAATAATGATGATATAAATAAATTCTTTAACCAATAA
- a CDS encoding PAS domain-containing protein, with amino-acid sequence MNISVFSKTSNSKTKELEERVTALEAQIIAASEFVKEIEKGNLTAEYKYNGESETDNALSTSLISLRNQLKNYAVEEKERNWVTEGLARFIDILRSKNNDMNELTDDIIRNLIKYLEANQGALYIINDHNPQDIFLEIKACYAFERKKYIDQRIEIGEGLAGQAVMEKETIYMTEIPGHYLRITSGLGEGSARNLLIVPLKLDDQVLGVLEIASFSLFKKYQIEFVERLGESIASTVKAVKINQRTNKLLQDTQAQTQQLREQEEEVRQNMEELSATQEEMKRVLTQAQEKESYLNELINVPKDSIFTIDKDYKIISYNRAFSAGIEAMTGKMDFKGFDFLSLFPDQNEKQKQKAMYARAFAGENFEDTNEYDTNGVKSYFTTNLAPIYGKEGEVTAVACFGKDVTALMSAQKQTEKLLNESRQKSEELMAQEEELRQNMEELSTTQEEMERILSEVKEKESYLTELINVPKDTIFTVDRDYKILSYNKSFSMALEAFTGNIDLKGFPFLDLFQTEADKQKQIALYERAFKGENFEITNEYDDNNGGMIYITTNLAPLHDKNNKIFAVASFGKDITKLIAAQKQSEKLLEESQLKSEELLSQEEELRQNMEELSATQEEMQRILEDVQQKERYLKELINVPKDSIFTVGKDYCLIDWNKAFAAGLEAVGIKDLAGFNLMNLFPDESVKQKQIDIYARAFKGENFEIVTEYSQDNNISFYASNYAPLRNDKGEINAVACFSKDVTELMAAKKNNKK; translated from the coding sequence ATGAATATTTCAGTTTTCAGTAAAACCAGCAATTCAAAAACAAAAGAACTCGAAGAGAGAGTAACTGCATTAGAAGCACAAATTATAGCCGCTTCCGAATTTGTTAAAGAAATAGAGAAAGGAAATTTAACTGCAGAATATAAGTATAATGGTGAATCAGAAACAGATAATGCACTGAGTACTTCACTTATAAGTCTCAGGAATCAGTTAAAGAATTATGCAGTTGAAGAAAAGGAAAGAAACTGGGTAACCGAAGGATTGGCGAGATTCATTGATATCCTTCGATCAAAAAACAATGACATGAACGAGCTTACAGATGATATAATCAGGAATCTGATTAAATATCTGGAGGCAAATCAGGGCGCGTTATATATTATTAATGACCATAACCCTCAGGATATATTTTTAGAGATAAAAGCTTGTTATGCATTTGAAAGAAAAAAATACATCGATCAAAGAATAGAAATAGGTGAAGGCCTTGCTGGGCAAGCTGTAATGGAAAAAGAAACCATTTATATGACAGAGATACCCGGCCATTATTTAAGAATTACCTCTGGTTTGGGAGAAGGCAGTGCCAGAAATCTTCTGATCGTTCCGTTAAAACTGGATGATCAGGTACTTGGAGTGCTGGAAATTGCATCCTTTTCTTTATTTAAAAAATATCAAATTGAGTTTGTTGAAAGGCTTGGAGAAAGTATTGCATCAACAGTAAAAGCTGTTAAAATTAACCAACGGACCAATAAGCTTCTTCAGGATACACAAGCCCAAACACAGCAGTTAAGGGAGCAGGAAGAAGAAGTCAGACAAAACATGGAAGAACTTTCTGCAACTCAGGAAGAAATGAAACGCGTCCTTACTCAAGCTCAGGAAAAGGAAAGTTATCTGAATGAATTGATCAACGTTCCTAAAGACAGCATATTTACCATTGATAAGGATTATAAAATCATAAGTTACAATAGAGCTTTTTCAGCAGGCATAGAGGCCATGACTGGTAAAATGGACTTTAAAGGTTTTGATTTTCTTTCATTATTTCCTGATCAGAATGAAAAACAAAAACAAAAAGCTATGTATGCAAGAGCTTTTGCAGGGGAAAACTTTGAAGATACCAATGAATATGATACCAATGGAGTGAAATCCTATTTTACCACCAACCTTGCTCCTATTTATGGTAAAGAAGGGGAAGTTACAGCCGTGGCCTGCTTCGGCAAAGATGTGACAGCCCTGATGAGTGCTCAAAAGCAAACTGAAAAACTGCTAAACGAATCACGCCAGAAATCAGAGGAGCTTATGGCCCAAGAGGAAGAGCTTCGCCAAAATATGGAAGAACTTTCAACTACTCAAGAAGAGATGGAAAGAATTCTGAGTGAGGTAAAAGAAAAAGAAAGTTATCTTACTGAATTGATCAATGTGCCAAAGGATACAATCTTCACAGTAGACAGGGATTATAAAATTCTGAGCTACAACAAATCTTTTTCAATGGCCCTTGAAGCATTTACAGGAAATATCGATTTAAAGGGATTTCCTTTCCTTGACCTATTCCAAACTGAAGCTGACAAGCAAAAGCAAATTGCTTTATATGAAAGAGCTTTTAAAGGTGAAAACTTTGAGATTACTAATGAATATGATGATAATAATGGTGGGATGATTTATATTACAACGAACCTTGCACCATTACATGATAAAAACAATAAAATCTTTGCTGTAGCAAGCTTTGGTAAAGACATCACTAAATTAATCGCAGCACAGAAGCAGTCAGAAAAATTACTGGAAGAGAGCCAACTGAAATCCGAGGAACTATTATCTCAGGAAGAAGAACTTCGTCAAAATATGGAAGAGCTTTCTGCAACCCAGGAAGAAATGCAACGTATTCTAGAGGACGTTCAGCAAAAAGAGCGATATCTGAAAGAACTGATAAATGTGCCGAAGGACAGCATATTTACCGTTGGTAAAGATTATTGTTTGATTGACTGGAACAAAGCATTTGCTGCCGGTCTTGAGGCTGTAGGAATCAAAGATCTAGCTGGCTTCAACCTGATGAATCTGTTTCCAGATGAATCAGTTAAACAGAAGCAGATCGATATATACGCAAGAGCATTTAAAGGTGAAAACTTTGAAATAGTGACGGAATATTCCCAGGATAATAATATTTCCTTCTACGCTTCTAATTACGCACCCTTACGGAATGATAAAGGAGAAATAAATGCAGTAGCATGTTTTTCAAAAGATGTTACCGAACTTATGGCTGCTAAAAAGAATAATAAAAAATAA
- a CDS encoding DMT family transporter, which yields MSSENHKKDNLFLAGLVVSMFCWGLSWTSGKIMSGYGTPLNITLYRFFVTFISLFIIVLFTGEKLSILRKGLLDLICAALLIALYTYLFFKGLSVGKAGAGGVLVTTLNPIISYVIMLIYAKKKPGKYEIIGLSIGLIAGAFLLQIWNNWHKIWNAGNSYFVMATFTWAFLSLFTARSGRYGSPIAFSLWMYGLCTIIIALISDYHESIEVFKRIDLIFWINLFFSATITTALATTFFFVATSRLGAGKASTFIFLVPFSAALGSWIFLKEVPEIHTIIGGGLGIFAVYMINRK from the coding sequence ATGTCGTCTGAAAATCACAAAAAAGATAATCTGTTCCTGGCCGGGTTAGTTGTAAGTATGTTTTGCTGGGGATTAAGCTGGACATCAGGGAAGATTATGAGTGGTTACGGAACCCCTCTGAATATTACGCTTTACCGGTTCTTTGTGACATTTATTTCATTGTTCATCATAGTATTGTTTACGGGAGAGAAGCTTAGCATTCTCAGAAAAGGCTTGCTGGACCTTATTTGTGCTGCTTTATTAATAGCTCTTTATACATATCTCTTTTTTAAAGGTCTTTCTGTTGGTAAAGCAGGAGCAGGAGGGGTTTTGGTTACTACATTAAATCCGATAATTTCTTATGTTATAATGTTGATTTATGCCAAAAAGAAACCGGGAAAATATGAAATAATTGGTCTTTCAATTGGTTTGATTGCCGGAGCTTTCTTGCTTCAGATCTGGAATAACTGGCATAAAATCTGGAATGCAGGCAATAGTTATTTTGTTATGGCTACTTTTACATGGGCCTTCTTAAGTCTGTTTACTGCAAGATCAGGACGTTATGGTTCCCCAATAGCTTTTAGTCTATGGATGTATGGCTTATGTACAATTATTATAGCATTAATATCTGACTATCATGAAAGTATTGAAGTATTTAAAAGGATAGATCTTATTTTCTGGATAAATCTTTTTTTTAGTGCAACTATTACAACGGCTCTTGCCACTACATTTTTCTTTGTTGCCACTTCAAGACTTGGTGCTGGAAAAGCCAGTACATTTATTTTCCTCGTACCGTTTTCTGCAGCTTTAGGCTCATGGATTTTTTTAAAAGAAGTACCAGAAATTCATACCATCATTGGAGGGGGACTAGGAATATTCGCTGTATATATGATAAACAGGAAATAG
- a CDS encoding NlpC/P60 family protein, with the protein MNFSFLFEKRPLFLIIILCICCSFSFLDGGKVEKLINSFDNPGIRNGLKTFFKGGAEKQVSTENYSVEELIKEADSFLGTPHRMGGTSRKGIDCSGLVRVTHQKFGILLPHSSHEQARYGDIVPFKDSLEKGDLVFFYNSYNSRNFITHAGIYLGEEKFIHASHSQGVIISSINDVYWGKRFLFGTRFGGVKVNEASFYMLVSADSSVIKVGADHPYIQYSGRIDFSDKKKPGFTFPGVTVSARFIGNSIGFELNDFGGNEDKSANYYTVLVDGRIVEIVKCKPGTNVYQVGANLKDTIHEISIFKRTESFVGKSEFTGFVLGKNGKLLKPGNKPVRKIEFIGDSYTCGYGNSLVIPAPPEGNPNTGFSSANEDNYLAWGNLVSRKLNAQYMCTAYSGKGMYRNFQGDTIRTLPQIYERIFPDEKFPKWNFNSYIPDLVVVHLGTNDFFQEFSGKSKLDSSRFVNQYIWFVKKVRELYPAAKIVCVPSNGLNDLFPPNTFLYTKSKRYVESVVNSVKEAGDKNIYSFALVPQTPPFGEDWHPSLHTHESMSQQIIPFLKKITGWE; encoded by the coding sequence ATGAATTTCTCTTTCCTGTTTGAAAAACGTCCTCTTTTTTTAATAATAATACTCTGCATTTGCTGTTCATTTTCATTTTTGGATGGCGGAAAAGTAGAGAAGTTAATAAATAGTTTTGATAATCCAGGGATTCGAAATGGACTTAAAACTTTTTTTAAGGGAGGTGCTGAGAAACAGGTTTCCACTGAAAACTATTCCGTTGAGGAATTGATAAAAGAAGCAGACAGTTTCTTAGGAACCCCGCATAGAATGGGAGGAACAAGCAGGAAAGGTATAGACTGTTCAGGTTTAGTTCGTGTAACCCATCAGAAGTTCGGGATTTTGCTTCCTCATTCCTCACACGAACAGGCAAGATATGGTGATATAGTCCCATTTAAAGATAGTCTTGAAAAGGGGGATCTGGTTTTTTTCTACAATTCTTACAATTCAAGGAATTTTATCACTCATGCAGGAATCTACCTGGGTGAAGAAAAGTTCATTCATGCATCTCATTCACAAGGCGTTATTATTTCTTCTATCAATGATGTTTATTGGGGAAAAAGGTTTTTATTCGGTACAAGGTTTGGTGGAGTAAAGGTTAATGAAGCTTCTTTTTATATGTTGGTTTCTGCAGATAGTTCTGTAATAAAAGTGGGGGCAGATCATCCTTACATTCAATATTCAGGTAGAATTGATTTTTCAGATAAGAAAAAACCTGGTTTTACCTTTCCTGGAGTTACAGTTTCTGCAAGATTTATAGGTAATTCCATTGGTTTTGAGCTCAATGATTTTGGAGGAAATGAAGATAAATCAGCTAATTATTATACTGTTTTGGTAGATGGCAGGATTGTTGAAATTGTGAAATGTAAACCAGGGACAAATGTTTATCAGGTCGGAGCTAATTTAAAAGATACAATTCATGAGATTTCCATATTTAAAAGAACTGAAAGTTTCGTAGGTAAATCAGAGTTTACAGGGTTTGTACTTGGTAAAAATGGCAAATTGCTAAAGCCAGGAAATAAGCCTGTAAGAAAAATTGAATTCATCGGTGACTCTTATACTTGTGGATATGGGAATTCATTGGTAATTCCTGCACCTCCGGAGGGAAATCCTAATACTGGATTCAGTAGTGCGAATGAAGATAATTATTTGGCCTGGGGAAATCTGGTATCACGAAAGCTTAATGCTCAATACATGTGTACAGCTTATTCAGGAAAAGGTATGTATAGAAACTTTCAAGGAGATACCATTAGAACCTTACCTCAGATTTATGAAAGAATTTTTCCTGATGAGAAATTTCCTAAATGGAATTTTAACAGTTATATTCCTGATTTGGTAGTTGTTCACTTAGGTACAAATGATTTCTTTCAGGAATTTTCGGGTAAATCTAAACTGGATTCTTCCAGATTTGTGAATCAATATATATGGTTTGTGAAAAAAGTACGTGAATTATATCCTGCAGCAAAAATTGTTTGTGTTCCCTCAAATGGCTTGAATGATTTATTTCCACCCAATACATTCTTATACACTAAATCGAAGAGGTACGTAGAATCAGTGGTTAATTCAGTTAAAGAGGCTGGTGACAAAAACATCTATTCTTTTGCTTTGGTACCACAAACACCTCCTTTTGGTGAAGATTGGCATCCCAGCTTACATACTCATGAAAGTATGTCACAACAAATTATACCCTTTTTGAAAAAAATTACTGGATGGGAGTAA
- a CDS encoding DUF2185 domain-containing protein, with translation MKKSLKIDSVDIIQLIPSMGGCIASDKITVEGLPVGFMYREEPEEGWDSGWRFLSGTETEEYIDDSENSGIYDVNTIANYDRAIIPHLNLPNGTELERIEGTDNFQPLPPDED, from the coding sequence ATGAAAAAAAGCCTTAAAATCGATTCGGTAGATATCATTCAGCTTATACCCTCAATGGGTGGTTGTATTGCTTCAGATAAAATCACAGTGGAGGGACTACCGGTTGGATTTATGTATCGTGAAGAGCCTGAAGAAGGTTGGGACAGTGGCTGGAGATTCCTGTCAGGTACTGAGACAGAAGAATATATCGATGATTCAGAGAACTCAGGTATTTATGATGTGAACACCATTGCAAACTATGATCGTGCGATCATTCCCCATTTGAATCTTCCTAACGGAACAGAACTGGAAAGAATAGAAGGGACTGATAATTTTCAGCCACTACCGCCCGATGAAGACTAA
- a CDS encoding methyltransferase domain-containing protein → MDLLSNQNLESSPVVANNRMNRERNAVGINSYEKDIYLSPVEFISKSFKIQNTFAWLDICCGRGKALIQTAKHVSKHFPLKQIAFTGIDLIDMFDPIPDQCNSVSLHAQSFFNFDTEQKYDLITCVHGLHYMGDKLEAIRKACSILNSEGLFIANFDTRCIKSNETGNFQQQLSAWFKSNNIEYSSRKHLIKFKGTGTFTVPFQFAGADDKAGPNYTGQEAVDSYYK, encoded by the coding sequence ATGGACCTCCTCAGCAATCAAAACCTGGAAAGCTCACCTGTAGTTGCCAACAACAGAATGAACAGAGAGCGCAATGCAGTAGGCATAAACAGTTATGAGAAAGACATTTACCTATCACCTGTTGAGTTCATTAGCAAAAGCTTTAAAATCCAGAACACGTTTGCATGGCTTGACATCTGCTGTGGAAGAGGCAAAGCACTCATTCAGACAGCAAAGCATGTATCGAAACATTTCCCTTTAAAACAGATAGCTTTTACAGGAATAGATCTGATCGATATGTTTGATCCGATTCCGGACCAATGTAATTCTGTATCCCTGCATGCTCAGTCTTTTTTCAACTTTGACACAGAGCAAAAGTATGATCTTATCACTTGTGTCCATGGACTGCACTACATGGGTGATAAACTGGAAGCCATACGTAAAGCCTGTTCAATCTTAAATAGTGAAGGTTTGTTTATAGCCAACTTTGATACCAGGTGTATTAAGAGCAATGAAACTGGAAATTTTCAACAACAGCTTTCTGCCTGGTTTAAATCCAATAACATAGAATATTCTTCAAGGAAACACTTGATAAAGTTTAAAGGCACCGGAACATTTACTGTCCCATTTCAATTTGCCGGGGCCGATGACAAAGCAGGCCCCAATTATACAGGACAGGAAGCTGTGGACTCGTATTACAAATAA
- a CDS encoding HYC_CC_PP family protein gives MYFQRFINIVLVFALLISVIGVTTTSAICKYRAGNNLMCKSAEKNCCKNTKESNNCCEVKSELKKLDSDLLRQGNFDNIPDIILFAAAYFYVAFEHLQAEDSQVLFYSYSPPLITQDLSVLHQVFRI, from the coding sequence ATGTATTTCCAAAGATTTATAAATATCGTTCTTGTATTTGCACTTCTAATCTCTGTGATAGGAGTGACGACTACTAGTGCTATCTGTAAATACAGAGCTGGAAATAATTTAATGTGTAAAAGTGCTGAAAAGAATTGCTGCAAGAATACCAAAGAAAGTAACAATTGCTGTGAGGTAAAATCAGAACTTAAAAAGCTTGATTCAGATCTTTTAAGACAAGGGAATTTTGATAATATCCCGGATATAATTTTGTTTGCTGCTGCTTATTTTTATGTAGCATTTGAGCATTTGCAAGCAGAGGACTCACAAGTCCTTTTTTATAGCTATAGTCCACCTCTTATAACCCAGGATCTATCGGTCCTCCATCAGGTATTTAGAATTTAG